A genome region from Corynebacterium uberis includes the following:
- a CDS encoding DEAD/DEAH box helicase, with amino-acid sequence MTRETPTTSFLDSLAPGALVLARDEEWMVTSVGPSEDGGQVVHVRGMSEYVKDQQATFYTALEPTLEVLDPREVTVVADESPRYRKSRIWVESILRNTPVPLYQSYLEVSGEMLMHPLGYQRDAVRKALSVTNIRPRLLLADAVGLGKTLEIGMILAELVRRGRGERILVVTPRHVLEQFQQELWARFALPLIRLDSQGVQRVRQKLPASRNPFTYFPRVIVSLDTLKSPKYRAQLEKVRWDVVVMDEIHNATNRSTQNNQLARTLAATTEALILASATPHNGDPDSFKEILRLLEPTSVGPDGTIDQEVAQRLIIRRHRHSPEVANEVGADWAERAEPRNILVPASPEEDAVLAELKHTWMDNPATTGADRLFPWTLLKAFLSSPAALEETVHNRLRTLGQSRPQEAQALQKLQKLNAEITPKKSAKYQELRAYLDAIGVGKHSPTRAVVFSERVATLRWLQDNLSKDFGLGAGAVEIMHGGMNDQEQMAVIDSFKREESPIRILVTGDVASEGVNLHAQCHDLVHFDIPWSLIRIQQRNGRIDRYGQRTSPAIATLLLDPQNPDMPGDVGVLARLVEREHEAHKLLGDASPLMGRYSESGEEAVIRDVVRGQRDFNAAVATPQDFAHGDFEDELLALLNNKELAKQNNAALGQPDSASSDAPEEELQRTSLFEHQIDYLTDALAEAFDDPSRGPDYGGVSFKVHSNGTANLRPPVDLQRRLDFLPQDYVRERRVKEDLALATTPEQGQLQLDMARAGKSSTTWPLAHFLGPLHPVTQWAQERALLSMGRGEIPAVSLATNEHYHGERILIALGTITNVRGQVVTRSFMLVKDDWFGPEVTVVENATETLEQLGLTQQAINTGDTQIPEDTKKWVRDACDAASGRMELPRYAATQQADKRINDYLRRAERWEDSAEGMTRIPGLVRRRQQVEAGRALAESLKPKDTFVRPVLVILPAAESTAESTAESTAESTAESTAESTAAENTATTHTQDF; translated from the coding sequence ATGACCCGTGAGACCCCTACAACCAGCTTCCTTGACTCGCTAGCCCCCGGGGCGCTGGTCCTAGCCCGCGACGAGGAATGGATGGTCACCTCGGTGGGCCCATCAGAAGATGGGGGACAGGTGGTGCACGTGCGGGGGATGTCGGAGTACGTCAAGGATCAGCAAGCAACGTTCTACACGGCCTTGGAGCCCACGCTTGAGGTGCTGGATCCGCGTGAGGTGACGGTGGTGGCGGATGAGTCGCCGCGGTATCGCAAGTCGCGGATCTGGGTGGAGTCAATCCTGCGCAACACTCCGGTGCCGCTGTACCAGAGTTACCTTGAGGTCTCGGGGGAGATGCTCATGCACCCGCTGGGGTATCAGCGCGATGCGGTGCGTAAGGCGCTGTCCGTGACTAATATTCGTCCGCGCCTGCTGTTGGCGGATGCGGTGGGCCTGGGCAAGACCCTAGAAATCGGCATGATCCTTGCCGAACTTGTTCGAAGGGGGCGCGGGGAGCGCATCTTGGTGGTCACGCCTCGGCACGTGCTGGAACAGTTCCAGCAGGAACTGTGGGCGCGGTTTGCGCTGCCGCTGATCCGCCTGGACTCGCAGGGCGTGCAGCGCGTGCGCCAGAAGCTTCCGGCCTCGCGCAACCCGTTCACGTACTTCCCCCGCGTGATCGTCTCCCTGGATACGTTGAAGTCCCCGAAGTACCGCGCCCAGCTGGAGAAGGTGCGTTGGGACGTGGTGGTGATGGATGAGATCCACAACGCCACTAACCGCTCTACGCAGAACAACCAGCTTGCTCGGACGCTGGCTGCCACGACGGAGGCGTTGATCCTGGCTTCGGCAACCCCGCACAATGGTGACCCGGATTCCTTCAAGGAGATCCTGCGCCTGCTGGAGCCCACCAGCGTGGGCCCGGACGGGACCATCGACCAGGAGGTGGCCCAACGGTTGATTATTCGCCGGCATCGCCACTCCCCGGAGGTGGCCAATGAGGTCGGCGCGGACTGGGCAGAGCGCGCAGAGCCGCGCAATATCCTCGTGCCCGCCTCCCCGGAAGAAGACGCCGTGCTGGCGGAGCTCAAGCACACGTGGATGGATAACCCAGCCACCACGGGCGCGGACCGGCTATTCCCGTGGACCCTGCTCAAGGCGTTCTTGTCTAGCCCTGCCGCGCTGGAGGAGACGGTGCACAACCGGCTGCGCACCCTGGGGCAATCACGCCCGCAGGAGGCCCAAGCATTACAAAAACTCCAAAAACTCAACGCAGAAATCACGCCGAAAAAGTCCGCGAAGTACCAGGAGTTGCGTGCCTACTTGGACGCGATAGGCGTCGGCAAGCATTCCCCCACGCGGGCAGTAGTGTTTTCGGAGCGCGTGGCCACGCTGCGGTGGTTGCAGGACAATTTGAGCAAGGATTTTGGTCTTGGTGCCGGTGCGGTAGAGATCATGCATGGCGGAATGAACGATCAGGAGCAAATGGCGGTGATCGATTCGTTCAAGCGGGAGGAGTCGCCGATCCGCATTTTGGTCACGGGGGATGTGGCCAGTGAGGGCGTGAATCTGCACGCGCAGTGTCATGATTTGGTGCATTTTGATATTCCGTGGTCGCTGATTCGCATTCAGCAGCGCAATGGGCGTATTGACCGTTATGGGCAGCGCACAAGCCCGGCGATTGCCACTTTGTTGTTGGATCCGCAGAATCCGGATATGCCGGGCGATGTGGGCGTGTTGGCGCGCCTGGTGGAGCGCGAGCATGAAGCGCACAAGCTGCTCGGGGATGCGTCTCCGCTGATGGGGCGGTATTCCGAATCCGGGGAGGAGGCGGTGATCCGCGATGTGGTGCGCGGGCAGCGTGATTTCAACGCGGCAGTGGCCACCCCGCAGGACTTTGCTCATGGTGACTTTGAGGATGAGCTGTTGGCTTTGCTGAATAACAAGGAGCTGGCCAAGCAGAACAATGCGGCGCTGGGGCAACCGGACAGCGCATCAAGCGACGCGCCGGAAGAAGAACTCCAGCGCACCTCCTTGTTTGAGCACCAGATTGATTACCTGACGGACGCGCTAGCGGAGGCCTTCGATGATCCGTCGAGAGGCCCAGACTATGGGGGAGTCTCCTTCAAGGTTCACAGTAATGGCACCGCTAATTTGCGCCCGCCGGTGGATTTGCAGCGCCGTCTGGATTTCCTGCCGCAGGACTACGTGCGCGAGCGCCGCGTCAAGGAGGACTTGGCGCTGGCCACCACGCCTGAGCAGGGGCAACTGCAATTGGACATGGCGCGGGCGGGAAAGTCCTCTACAACCTGGCCGCTGGCGCATTTCTTAGGCCCGCTGCACCCGGTCACACAGTGGGCGCAGGAGCGCGCGCTGTTGTCCATGGGCCGTGGGGAAATTCCCGCGGTCAGCTTGGCCACAAATGAGCATTACCATGGCGAGCGCATTCTCATTGCGCTGGGCACCATCACAAATGTGCGCGGCCAGGTGGTTACGCGCTCGTTCATGCTGGTCAAGGACGATTGGTTTGGCCCGGAGGTGACCGTGGTGGAAAACGCCACCGAAACCTTAGAACAGTTGGGCTTAACGCAGCAGGCAATCAACACCGGGGACACGCAGATCCCGGAAGACACAAAGAAGTGGGTGCGCGATGCCTGCGATGCCGCAAGCGGGCGAATGGAATTGCCCCGGTACGCCGCCACGCAGCAGGCGGATAAGCGGATTAATGATTATCTTCGGCGCGCCGAGCGGTGGGAGGACAGCGCCGAAGGCATGACTCGCATTCCGGGTTTGGTGCGCCGCAGGCAGCAGGTTGAGGCGGGCCGTGCGCTAGCGGAATCGCTCAAGCCCAAGGACACGTTTGTCCGCCCGGTGCTGGTCATCCTCCCGGCAGCCGAAAGCACCGCCGAAAGCACCGCCGAAAGCACCGCCGAAAGCACCGCCGAAAGCACCGCCGAAAGCACGGCAGCCGAGAACACAGCAACAACCCACACGCAGGACTTTTAA